One Natronolimnobius sp. AArcel1 DNA window includes the following coding sequences:
- a CDS encoding ATPase, T2SS/T4P/T4SS family, with the protein MAIDEGKQSGAGGTSAGDASDAMSEGNRAATSGSSRVRVGDYSWEDFMTEYGYGEEISALYPDDPTPDEDDQLGLETGEASVSTVPRGEDWDRVSFDPSVYLGYHPDDIRDHVLPTAGTNNDILERSFLKYVDPETTPVVKDVWTWEHYKWEYYYEEDGSRPRDSDGKIVRHDKEEALGFDPETLEERLTVGADRAMELDDVVEERTVNVQDDIEEDDFFSTADGATTLSNRYDLEKSVPMDKKTHYQEVERYWVNKPYAYVVIFHSEKENEKKYYMIEPYINEIEGDLQEFLSGKLRTAIKYSDDGIKEKANEDGRRNVIEDETRRLLKRYDLFEKTAGSKTAGIIETVQSLLNDDDEDDEDGPDELEGIEVRPEPAILADDPDTLNEYQVEKLLYLLKRNFIGYERIDGIKHDINVEDVSCDGYNSPVFVYHSDYEQIISNIYHGEDELDDFVVKLAQRSGKGISKRLPQVDATLPDGSRAQLTLGKEVSDHGTNYTIRQFKDVPFTPIDLINWNTFSLDEMAFLWLCIENHKSLIFAGGTASGKTTSLNAVSLFIPSSAKIVSIEDTREVELPQRNWIASITRPSFSDDEQGDVDEFDLLEAALRQRPDYIVMGEIRGEEGRTLFQVMSTGHTTYTTFHADSVDEVLKRFTTDPINVSKTMFTALDLVSIQTQTRVQGNKVRRNKSLTEINHYEAENDEINVQDVYQWQAETDEYLKMGDSNTLEEIQFDRGWNNEKLQQELFKRQVILAYLIKNELNTYAEVAATAQAFINDPETILTLIANGQLEDSLDDLREMESVLIDVDQDKEELVPRPDPTTETYNTSTDILERAEESLFEEYRGKVPSGLASALGDIEDAETIDVEADDTSDDEEFGFSDSFSTGNDSWSDASGFTVGSDGSSDQPSWITDDTDFEVGFDESGTTDTATAGADTGSSTTASASTASGSNGGFGPTDESSGADSDPFSSAGSSTDIGGVGGGSSTGQFDMNPIETADAEPSTEDAVNEQLGARGSSVAPDADDDLGGLFENMGEALAELDEAETATTNAPAPGHEGTDGDDDSPVFAQESSGSIFDPDSSAGEGSGDFTAHLSDVETESEESPSASDAWETNAGSQTTSTSEAETASTPAPDHAPASETEPEPDSEVESTLESEPAPDTESSSDTSATDDGANSNEVSEQNVPTIEIDESMTSESDGEEATAPDDTGAESAGKDEPAAESAPDSDPPTIELDDPTLESQAGDAESAATEDESPDETGDAVTDGNNEAIPAENGESPTDTSSIFGDESESVFTETDEEETTESGSLFDEREETDDGSIFTDNEDEAGDADEINTEDENAADADNSTDADSEPNENSEGDQQDSSDESAERDT; encoded by the coding sequence ATGGCTATTGACGAGGGCAAACAATCGGGCGCCGGGGGGACGTCAGCGGGTGACGCGTCCGATGCTATGTCGGAGGGCAATCGGGCTGCCACGTCGGGTTCGAGCCGGGTTCGCGTCGGCGACTATTCGTGGGAAGATTTTATGACCGAATACGGCTACGGCGAGGAGATTTCCGCGCTGTATCCGGACGATCCGACTCCCGACGAAGACGACCAGCTCGGTCTCGAGACTGGTGAAGCGAGCGTCTCGACGGTGCCACGTGGTGAGGACTGGGATCGCGTTTCGTTCGATCCGTCTGTCTATCTGGGCTATCATCCGGACGATATTCGTGACCACGTGCTTCCAACTGCAGGGACGAACAACGATATTCTCGAGCGATCGTTTCTCAAGTATGTCGATCCGGAGACAACGCCGGTCGTCAAAGACGTCTGGACCTGGGAGCACTACAAGTGGGAGTACTACTACGAGGAAGACGGCAGTCGACCGCGCGATAGTGACGGCAAGATCGTCCGCCACGACAAGGAAGAGGCGCTCGGATTCGATCCCGAGACGCTCGAGGAGCGACTGACTGTCGGCGCGGACCGGGCGATGGAACTCGACGATGTTGTCGAGGAACGGACGGTCAACGTCCAAGACGATATCGAGGAAGACGACTTCTTCTCGACGGCCGACGGCGCGACGACGCTCTCGAATCGCTACGATCTCGAGAAGTCGGTGCCGATGGACAAAAAGACCCACTACCAAGAGGTCGAGCGTTACTGGGTCAACAAGCCCTACGCCTACGTCGTCATCTTCCATTCCGAGAAGGAAAACGAGAAGAAGTACTACATGATCGAGCCGTACATCAACGAGATCGAGGGGGACTTACAGGAGTTCCTCTCGGGCAAACTCCGGACGGCAATCAAGTACTCCGACGACGGTATTAAAGAGAAAGCGAACGAGGACGGCCGGCGAAACGTCATCGAAGACGAGACACGCCGGCTGCTGAAACGCTACGACCTATTCGAGAAGACTGCGGGGAGCAAGACGGCGGGCATCATCGAAACCGTCCAGTCGCTCCTGAACGACGACGATGAGGATGACGAGGACGGTCCCGATGAACTCGAGGGAATCGAGGTCCGTCCCGAACCTGCTATCCTCGCGGACGATCCGGATACGTTGAACGAGTACCAGGTCGAGAAACTCCTCTATTTACTTAAACGGAACTTCATCGGCTACGAGCGGATTGATGGCATCAAACACGACATCAACGTGGAGGACGTTTCCTGTGATGGCTACAACTCGCCCGTTTTCGTCTATCACTCCGACTACGAGCAGATTATTTCGAACATCTACCACGGCGAGGACGAACTCGACGACTTCGTCGTCAAACTTGCCCAGCGCTCGGGCAAGGGGATCAGTAAACGGCTCCCACAGGTCGATGCGACGCTTCCCGACGGGTCGCGTGCCCAACTCACTCTGGGGAAGGAAGTCTCCGACCACGGGACCAACTACACCATCCGTCAGTTCAAGGACGTCCCGTTCACGCCAATCGACCTGATCAACTGGAACACCTTCTCACTCGACGAGATGGCGTTTCTCTGGCTCTGTATCGAGAACCACAAGAGCCTGATCTTCGCTGGCGGGACGGCATCCGGGAAGACAACCTCGCTGAATGCGGTCTCGCTGTTCATCCCAAGCAGTGCAAAGATCGTCTCCATCGAGGACACACGCGAGGTCGAGTTGCCACAGCGAAACTGGATTGCAAGCATTACGCGCCCCTCGTTCTCCGACGACGAGCAGGGTGACGTCGACGAGTTCGACCTGCTCGAGGCTGCACTGCGACAGCGGCCTGACTACATCGTCATGGGTGAGATCCGTGGTGAGGAAGGTCGAACCCTGTTCCAGGTCATGTCGACGGGTCACACCACGTATACGACGTTCCACGCGGACTCCGTCGACGAGGTCCTCAAACGATTCACGACGGACCCGATCAACGTCTCGAAGACGATGTTCACCGCGCTGGATCTGGTTTCGATCCAGACTCAGACACGTGTACAGGGGAACAAGGTTCGCCGGAACAAGTCCCTGACGGAGATTAACCACTACGAGGCCGAAAACGACGAGATCAACGTTCAGGACGTCTACCAGTGGCAAGCAGAAACTGACGAGTACCTCAAGATGGGGGACTCGAACACCTTAGAGGAAATCCAGTTCGACCGCGGCTGGAACAACGAGAAACTCCAGCAGGAACTGTTCAAGCGCCAGGTCATCCTCGCCTATCTCATCAAGAACGAACTGAACACCTACGCGGAAGTCGCCGCGACCGCACAGGCGTTTATCAATGATCCAGAGACGATTCTGACGCTCATCGCAAACGGGCAACTCGAGGACAGCCTCGATGATCTCCGTGAGATGGAGAGCGTGCTGATCGACGTCGATCAGGACAAGGAGGAACTCGTCCCCCGGCCGGACCCGACAACAGAGACGTACAATACGTCGACGGACATCCTCGAGCGAGCTGAGGAGTCGCTGTTCGAAGAGTATCGTGGGAAAGTTCCCAGCGGGCTTGCAAGTGCACTCGGGGATATCGAGGACGCAGAGACGATCGATGTTGAGGCCGACGATACCAGCGATGACGAGGAGTTCGGCTTCAGCGACTCGTTTAGCACCGGGAACGACTCGTGGTCCGATGCGAGTGGCTTTACAGTCGGTTCGGATGGGTCCAGTGACCAGCCGTCGTGGATCACTGACGACACCGACTTCGAGGTTGGGTTCGATGAATCAGGAACCACTGATACGGCAACCGCAGGTGCGGACACCGGCTCGAGTACGACGGCCAGTGCCAGTACTGCATCGGGGTCCAACGGTGGGTTTGGGCCAACTGACGAGAGCAGCGGTGCCGATTCAGATCCGTTCTCGAGTGCCGGAAGTAGTACGGATATTGGTGGCGTAGGTGGTGGATCCTCGACCGGGCAGTTCGATATGAATCCGATCGAGACCGCAGATGCAGAGCCGTCGACCGAGGATGCGGTCAACGAGCAACTCGGAGCGCGCGGATCCTCGGTCGCGCCCGATGCCGATGACGACCTCGGTGGACTCTTTGAAAATATGGGTGAGGCGCTTGCAGAACTCGATGAAGCCGAGACAGCGACTACGAATGCACCAGCGCCAGGCCATGAGGGGACCGACGGAGACGACGATTCCCCGGTCTTCGCTCAGGAATCGTCCGGTTCGATTTTCGATCCGGACTCGAGTGCAGGCGAAGGCTCTGGTGATTTCACCGCGCATCTGTCCGACGTTGAGACAGAGTCAGAAGAATCACCGTCGGCTTCGGACGCCTGGGAGACGAACGCAGGCTCACAGACCACGTCGACGTCGGAAGCCGAGACCGCGTCGACACCAGCGCCCGACCACGCGCCAGCATCTGAGACGGAGCCTGAACCGGATTCAGAAGTCGAATCAACACTCGAATCAGAGCCGGCACCAGACACAGAGTCATCATCGGACACATCGGCCACAGACGACGGCGCCAACTCGAATGAGGTATCCGAACAGAACGTTCCAACGATCGAGATCGACGAGTCGATGACGAGCGAGTCTGACGGCGAGGAGGCGACAGCACCGGACGATACTGGCGCTGAATCAGCGGGGAAAGATGAGCCAGCGGCGGAGTCAGCACCAGACAGCGACCCGCCGACGATTGAACTTGACGACCCGACACTCGAGTCACAAGCAGGAGACGCCGAATCTGCTGCGACCGAGGACGAGTCACCCGATGAAACTGGCGACGCGGTGACGGATGGCAACAATGAGGCGATTCCAGCAGAAAATGGAGAGTCACCAACAGACACATCGTCGATATTTGGTGACGAATCCGAATCGGTGTTCACGGAGACCGACGAGGAAGAGACCACGGAATCCGGTTCGTTATTTGATGAACGGGAAGAGACTGACGACGGGTCGATCTTCACCGACAACGAGGACGAGGCTGGCGACGCAGACGAAATAAACACTGAAGACGAGAACGCCGCAGATGCGGACAATAGCACAGACGCAGACAGTGAGCCAAACGAGAATAGTGAGGGTGACCAGCAAGATTCGAGTGACGAATCTGCGGAGCGTGACACATGA
- the tatA gene encoding twin-arginine translocase TatA/TatE family subunit has translation MVAEIAPLFIPGAPGGPELLIILFIAILLFGANKIPKLARSTGEAMGEFQKGREKVETELEEMRDGDFEGDFDEDEADTDFVDTEPVSAEDTDADVDTETETETN, from the coding sequence ATGGTAGCCGAAATCGCACCGCTGTTCATCCCCGGCGCACCCGGGGGTCCGGAACTTTTGATCATCCTTTTCATCGCCATTTTGCTCTTCGGGGCGAACAAGATCCCGAAGCTGGCTCGCTCGACCGGTGAGGCTATGGGCGAATTCCAGAAGGGGCGTGAGAAGGTCGAAACAGAACTCGAGGAGATGCGCGACGGAGACTTCGAAGGGGACTTCGACGAGGACGAGGCTGACACCGACTTCGTCGACACGGAGCCGGTCTCTGCCGAGGACACTGACGCTGACGTCGACACCGAGACAGAAACGGAAACCAACTAA